The following are from one region of the Oreochromis aureus strain Israel breed Guangdong linkage group 1, ZZ_aureus, whole genome shotgun sequence genome:
- the ss18l2 gene encoding SS18-like protein 2, protein MSIVFVPKKLRGKATVNQETIQRLLDENDQLIRCITEYMQKGRAVECVQYQQILHRNIVYLATIADASLDSAASTSNSTSNDTSASAAAVNGHTEGS, encoded by the exons ATGTCGATTGTGTTTGTACCAAAGAAACTAAGAGGAAAAGCTACAGTCAACCAAGAGACGATACAGAGG TTACTGGATGaaaacgatcagctgatcagatgCATTACAGAGTACATGCAGAAAGGACGCGCGGTGGAGTGTGTGCA ATACCAACAGATTCTGCATCGCAACATTGTCTACCTGGCAACCATAGCTGATGCAAGTCTCGACAGTGCAGCTTCCACATCAAAT TCCACATCTAATGACACATCGgcttcagcagcagctgtgaatGGGCACACAGAGGGCAGCTGA